The Sphingopyxis sp. BE259 nucleotide sequence CGAATAGACCGCATGCTCGAACATCAGCACGCGGTTCGCCGCCGCCAGCGCGATCGCGCCGCCCGAACCGCCCTCGCCGACGATCGCCGCGACCATCGGCACACCCAGCGCCAGACATTGCTCGGTCGAGCGGGCAATCGCCTCGGCTTGACCGCGCTCCTCGGCCTGGATGCCGGGAAAGGCGCCCGAGGTATCGACCAGCGTCACCACCGGCAGGCCGAAGCGGTCGGCGAGCTGCATCAGGCGGATCGCCTTGCGATAGCCCTCGGGCTTCGCCATCCCGAAATTATGCTTCATCCGCGACGGAATATCGTCGCCCTTTTCATGGCCGATGACCATGACGCGGCGGCCGCGAAAGCGCGCCAGCCCGCCCAAAATCGCCTGATCGTCGCCAAAATTGCGGTCGCCGGCCAGCGGCATCCAGTCATCGAACAGCTCGGCGACATAATGTTTGAAATGCGGGCGGTCGGGATGGCGCGCGACCTGGGTCTTTTGCCACGGGGTCAGCTTCGCATAGATGTCGCGCAGCAATTTCGAGGATTTATCCTCCAGACGCGCGATGTCACTGTCGATATTGAGCGTGGGGTCGTCCCCCATTTCGCGCAGTTCGGCAATCTGCCGATCGAGCGCGGCGACCTGTTTTTCGAAGTCCAGAAAGGCTGTCATCGTCGGACCGCTAAGCCGATGGCGCCGCAACGTCAACGTCTGCCGACGCCGGCCCGACGTCCATTCGCGCCAGCGGGTGCCGCTGGTTGACCAGTTCGACCAGGCGGCGGCTATCGACATGGGTATAGATTTCGGTCGTCGCGATGTCGGCGTGCCCCAGCATCAGCTGCAAGGCGCGCAGATCGGCCCCGCCTTCGAGCAGATGGGTAGCAAAGGCGTGGCGGAGCACATGCGGGCTGACCGCGGTCGGGTCGATCCCGGTCCGCCCCGCCAATTCGCGCAGCATCTGGAATAGCCGGACCCGCGACACATGGCTCTTACCCGACGGGAACAGCCAGAGCGACCGGTCGGCGAGCAGCGGCAGCCAGCGATCGAGCGCGCCGCGGGCGCGATCCGACAGCGGCACCAGCCGTTCCTTGTCGCCTTTTCCCCGCACGATCAGATATTCGCGCTCCCCCGCCATCGCGCGGCGCGGCAGCGACACCAGTTCGCTGGCGCGTAGCCCCGACCCGTAGAGTAGTTCGAGCAGCACCAGCATGCGGATCGCGGCGGCAGGCGGCGTATCACCCGCAGCTTCCTCTTCGGCCTGCGCGAACAATCGCTCGACATGCTCGTGGGTCAGGATGCGCGGCAGCGGGCGGCGTGTCGATGGGCGCGCAATGTCGAGCGCCGGGTTGTCGGCGCGATCGCCCTCATCGAGCAGAAAGGCAAAAAACTGGCGCAGCGCCGACAGCTTGCGCGCCGCGCTGCTCGCCGCAAGCGATTGATAATCGGCCATCAATTGGCGCAACGCCGCCACGTCGGCATCGGCGAGCGGGCCTGTGACCAACTCCGCCGCCTGCGCCAGATCGCGGCGATAGGCGGCAAGCGTGTTGCGCGAAGCACCGCGTTCGGCCGCCATCATCTCGAGAAAGCGGTCGATCGCCGCTGCATCGGTCACCAGCCGTTCCTCGCCCAACCGGATAAAAGCAAAAGCCGTTCGTCCTGAGGAGTGGGCTGAGCCTGTCGAAGCCCCGTCTCGAAGGACATATGCCCAGGTCCTTCGAGACGCCAGTTCGACAAGCTCAATGGCTCCTCAGGACGAATGGCTGATAATGCGAAGCATAGCGTCAAACACGCACCAGCGCTTCGGCGGCGATCATCCGCGCCTCGGAAGCCAGTCCCACCTCACGCAGCGCGCGGACGATATGATAGAGATGATAGGGCGGCACTTTCGACCATTCGCCTTGCATCCCCGTCGCCGCGAGCAAGGCGACCATGCCCGGTTCGCGGCGCTCGGCGGCGGCCATGATCGCGCGCGACCAACGCGTCTGCTTGCCCAGATCGACCTCGAGGTCGTTTGCTGCCGACGCGGCGGCGTCCGCGTCGATCCGCCCCAGCCCGGCCAGCCCGGCAAGCAGGAATTTCGACCGCAGCATATCGGCGCTATCGTCGCTGCCCGAAAACTGTTCGATGGTGCCCGCGGTGGTGCCGGTCAACGGCCGCGGCGACCCGACCGCCAGCACACCCCACGCCCGGCTGCCCACCGTGACCGTTGGCACCCAGGCGATGGCATTGTCGTCAAAACCGCCCGCCAGCATCGATCCCAGCAGCTGCCACGGGTCGTCGCCAACCTCGGTGCGGACCGGCAGTGCTGCGGCGGCCCGCGCGGTCGATACCATTGCGGCATAACGCTGCACCGGGGTCGTGCCGGCGGCCCAGATCCCCTGCATCGCGGTATAGCGATCGGCGCCGCGCGCCGAACCGAATGCGGCGCGAAGCTGATCGGTTTGCGCCGCCAAAGCCTCGGCGGGTTCTTCCTCGCTTGCCGCGGCGCTCAGCAACGACACATAGGCTTCGCTCGACAGCACGCCGCGCGCCGACGCTTCGGGCGCCGCGGCAACGCGGCTCGCCATGTCGGTCATCGGCGCCAGCACCGTCCAGCCCTTGATATTGGCGGGCGCCGCGGTCCGCAGCGCTTCGGGAACCGGAACGGCGGTCGCGGTCGCCATGCCAAACCGCCAGCTGGTCAGCCGGTCGATATTGTCCCATTCGATCGTCGTCGAGCGGCGGCCGCTGCCCGTCGCGCCCAGCACGCGTTCGGCGAGCAATATGTCGAAGTTTGAAATCCGGCCGCTCGACCGCACCCGGCTGATCGCCCAGCCCGCCGGCCCCGCCTCGCCTGCCAGCCCCGAACAGATCGCCGCCGACAGCCGCCACGCCTGTTCGTCGCCATGGGCAAGGCCCGCGGGAACATAAGCGCACATGCCCGCCGGATCGGCATTGGCCAGATAGGTCTGCTGCGCCGCCGCGACCAGTCGCGGGCTGGCGCGGTCGTAATCGACCGCCTGAATGATCCAGCGCGCCGCAATCGATTCGCCCATTCGCAGCAGCAGCGACGCGCGCTCGGCGGCGAGATCGGCGCCATTGATCGTGTCGGGCGTATCGATGGCCGATACGAGCGCGCGGCGGAGCAATATCTGCCCCCAGCGCGAGGCGAACTGGCCATTGGTCCGCCGCATGATCGCCGCGGCATATTGACCGCGCACCCCAAAAGCATCGGGAGCGAGCCCGCCGGTTTCGGGGGTCAATGGCCCGATGCGGGTGAGCAGCCGCCGTGCACCGGGCGGCAGGTCATATTTCAGCGTGCCGGGCGCGACCTCTTCACCATCCTCAACTTCTTCGTCGGTCGCGTCGGTGGGCCCCCCGGCGGTATGGGCGGCGCCGACCGTTGCGGTCACCGGCGGCGGGACCGTGCCGTTTTTCGGCGTCGCGGTGGGTGTGGGGCTTTGCGACGGCGTTGGCGTCGGGCGCGGCGCCGGGGTTTCCGGTGAATTGCCAAAACCTTCGGGCAGCAGCGACTCCTGCGCGATTGCAGGCAGCACCAGCGCGGCGGCGAGCGCGGTGCCCGACAGGCCCAGGGTTAGCGTCAGCAGTTTTTTCGTCATTGCGCTGCGCTTTCGGCAATCTTGTCGGCCACGTCTACCCCAATCCTTCGCGCCCGTTCGGCCGCGCCGTCGTCCATCGCCGAAAACCGTTGTTCCGCGCGTCCCGGGCGGTATAGCCGCGCGCACCATGTCGCGAAACCCGAAAAGCCCGGCGCCAAACAGCGCGAGCGCGATCCCTACCGCGATCCGCGACCGCTCGATCGTGCTCGTCGGCCTGATGGGATCGGGGAAATCAACCGTTGGTCGCCGCCTGGCGGCCCGGCTCGGGATGCGCTTCGCCGACGCCGATGACGAAATCGAACGCGCCGCCGACATGACGATCTCCGATATTTTCGAACGCTTTGGCGAAGCGCATTTCCGCGACGGTGAGCGCCGCGTCATCGCCCGCCTGCTCGCCGAAAGGCCGATGGTGCTCGCGACCGGCGGCGGCGCCTTTATCAACGCCGAAACCCGCGCACTGATCCTGCAGAGCAGCCTATGCGTCTGGCTCGACGCCGATATTCCCACGCTCGTCGAACGCGTTGGGCGGCGCAGTCACCGTCCGCTGCTCAAGAATCGCGACCCCGGCGCGGTGCTGCGCGAGTTGGCGGCGGTGCGCAACCCGATCTATGCCGAGGCGCATCTGCGCGTCAGTTCGGCGAGCACCCCGCACGACCAGACGGTGCGCGCGATCCTGGACGCCCTGTCAAAGTGGGAAGAACCGCAATGGAACAGCTGACCGTCGACCTTGGCGCCCGCAGCTATCCGATCCTGATCGAGAACGGCCTGATCCGCGGCATCGGCGAGCATGTCGCACCGCTGCTGAAACGCCCGCGGACGATGATCGTCACCGACGCGCATGTTGCCGACCATTATCTGGTCCCGCTCGGCACGTCGCTGGCAATGGCCAATATCTCTTTTTCCTCCTTCGTCCTCGAACCCAGCGAAGCCACCAAAAGCTGGGCCGGGCTCGCACGGCTGACCGAATGGCTGATTGGCGAAGGGATCGAGCGCAGCGATCATGTCATCGCGCTGGGCGGCGGGGTGATCGGCGATCTCGTCGGCTTTGCGTGCAGCATCGTCAAGCGCGGCTGCCACTTCATTCAGGTGCCGACCACCCTGCTGGCGCAGGTCGACAGCAGCGTCGGCGGCAAGACCGCGATCAACGTAGCGGCGGGCAAGAACATGATCGGCGCGTTCCACCAGCCCGCGCTGGTGGTCATCGACCCGGCGACGCTCGACACGTTGCCGCGCCGCGATCTCGCCGCGGGCTATGCCGAAGTGGTCAAATATGGCCTGATCGACGATGCCGAATTCTTCGCCTGGTGCGAAACGCATGGCGCGGCGCTGCTCGCCGGCGACAGCGCAGCCCGCGCCCATGCGATTGCCCATAGCGTCACCGCCAAGGCGCGCATCGTCGCCGCCGACGAACGCGAGACGCAGGACATTCGGGCGCTGCTCAACCTGGGCCACAGCTTCGGCCATGCGCTCGAGGCCGAGACCGGCTATTCGGACAGGCTGCTGCACGGCGAAGCGGTGGCCGCGGGCATGGCGCTGGCGCACCGCTTTTCGGCCGCGCAAGGCCTTTGCTCGCGTTCCGACGCCGAGCGTGTTGCTGCGCATCTCGCCGCCGTGGGCCTGCCGCACGATCTGGCGAGCGCCGGGGTCGGCGCCGACGGGGCGACGCTGGCGGGCCATATGGCGCACGACAAAAAGGTCCGCGGCGGCAAGCTGCCGCTGATCGTGACCCGCGGCATCGGGCAGAGTTTTGTTACCGACGAATTCGGGCTGGATGCGGTGGCGGCGTTTCTGGACGGCGAGCGGGTGCGCTAGACGCCAGCCGCCGCCTCGCCCTCTTCCTTAGCCAGCTTTGCCGCGCGCCGCCGTTCGCGCAGCGTTTCCAGCACGCTTGCCGCCTGCCGTCCGCCGCCCGCGATAAAGCGGTGGTCCATCCCCGCGGTCAGATCGCCTTCGCTGATCTGGGCGTGCAGGCGCTCGGCATCGAGGTGGCGCAGCGCCTGTTCGACATCGGCGATCTCGTCGGCGCCGACGTCAATCTGTTGCAGCGCCAGCAGCCCCAGCGCGATCGAGCTTTCAAAGGTTTCGCGCACCGCACCATCGACCCCGACGCCGTCGATCGCCATCAGCTGGCGGCGGTCGAACACCCGGGTCAGGATCTTGGCCTTGGGAAACGCCGCGACGATCGGCGCCAGCACCGCCGCATCGAAGCTTCGGTCGTCGGTGCAAAAAATGATCAGTCGGGCATGTTCGGCGTCGGCGCGGCGCAGGACATCAACCTTCAACCCGTCGCCATAATAGACCTTGGTATTGAAACGCCCCGATGTCTCGATCTGGCTGGCCTTTTTGTCGATCAGCGTCACGGAACAATCGACCGCGTGCAGCATCTGCGTCACGATCTGCCCGAACCGGCCAAAGCCGACCACGATCGCCGACCCGCGCGGCGCATGTTCGGGATCGTCAAGATCGGCTTCGACGCTTTCGGGGGCAAATTCCAGGTTGCGCGCGAACAGCATCAGGAACGGGGTCGAAATCATCGACAACGTCACGACGGCGCTGAACAGGCTGGCCGCCTCGGGCGCGATCAGCTGCGCTTCGGTTGCCTGCGTGAACAGCAGAAAGCCGAATTCGCCGCCCTGGCTGAGCAGCAGCCCCAGCCCCAGCGCGACGCTCCACGGTTTGCCGAACAGGCGAACGATGACGGTCAGCACCGCGACCTTGACCGCGACCAGCCCGGCGGCGAGCGCCACGACGCGCAGCGGATCGTCGCGAATGACATTGAGGTCGAGCACCATGCCGACCGCGAGGAAGAACAGCCCGAGCAGGACGAGGCGGAAGGGTTCGACATCGGCCTCGATCTCGTGCCGATAGGGCGAATCGGCGAGCATCACCCCGGCGATGAACGCGCCCAGTGCGGTCGACAGGTGCAGGCTGTGCATGAACGCGGCGCTGGCGAGCACGACGAGCAGGCCGACGACCACGAACAATTCGCGCTCGCCATAACGCCCGATGATCCGCAGCAGCGGGTTGACGACAAAGCGTCCGGCGAGGACGAGGACGACGATCGCCCACACCGTGAAAAATGCCATCTCCCACCCCGGCGGCGCCGACGGATCGGCGGGCGCGCGCGACAAAGCGGCGACGATCGTGATCATCGGCACGATCGCCAGATCCTGGAACAAAAGGATCGAAAACGCCTTTTCGCCGAACGGCGAATTGATCCGGCCCGAACTTTTCAGGCTGGGCAGCACCTGCGCGGTCGACGAAAGCGCGAGCGGCAGCCCGAGCGCCAGCGCCGCCTGCCAGCTGAAGCCCAGGGTCAGGAAAATTAACCCGGACAGGATCAGCCCGGTCACCACGACCTGCGCCAGACCCAGCCCGAAGATCGCGCGGCGCATGTCCCACAGGCGGCGTGGATGCAGTTCGAGCCCGACGAGGAACAGCAGGAAGGCAATGCCGATTTCGGCAAAGGCGAGCTTCGATTCGCCGCCGCCGACCAGCCCCAGGCCATAGGGGCCGACCAGCGACCCGGCGATCAGATAGCCGAGCACGGCGCCCAGCCCGAGACGGCGGAACAGCAGCACGAACAAGGTCGCCACGCCGAGGAGGATCGCGCCCTCGAACAGCGCCGTATCGGTCGCCTGTTCCGCCGCGACTTCGGTCGCGGCCGCGGTGATCGTCAGCAGGCTCACACCCGCGCACCCTGTTTTTCGAGCGCCAGGATCGCGGCGTCGAACGGCAGCAGGATGGCGCCCTGCCGCGCCGGATAGTCGCGCGCCGGGGCGAGCAAGTCGAACCCCGGCCAGTCGGGCGCGTCGCCGGTGCCTCCGAACCAGCCCGCGATCGCATCGCGCACGCCGCGTATTTCGCCCAGACCCTGTCCCGTCACATGCCGCGCGAGCAACGTCGCGGCGGCCTGTCCCAGCGCGCAGGCCTCGACATGCATGCCGATCCCCGTCACCCGTCCCGCGTCATCGGCGTCAAGGTCGAGCAGGATCCGGCTGCCACACAGCGGCGCGCGCGCGGTCGCGTGATAGCGCGCGTCGGGATTGGGCAGATGTTCGGCCGTCGCGACCGCCAGCGCCAAAATGTCGCGGTTATACAGCGGCGCACTCATGGCGTTGCCGCCTCGGCCGCACGCGCTTCGGCGCGGCGCTCGGCGATCACCTTGCTCAGCGCCTGGCTGGTCGCATTGAGCGCCGGATATGTGCGGCTGTCGGTCATCCACGCCGGGCGCTGTGCGTTGCCGTAACCGATGTCGTAAAGCAGCGTCAGCCCCATGAAACCGAGCGCCGCGATCATCAGGCCTTTGACCGCGCCGAACCCCGCGCCCAGTCCGCGGTCGAAGCCGCCGACCAGCGACGCGCGGCTGCGCTTTCCCATCGCGCGCGACCCCCATTTGGCAAAGGCGAACACCCCGCCGAACAGCAAGACGAACGCCAGCATCGCCGCGCCGCCACCGCTGCCGACCCACCCGGTGAGCAGGTCGGTGACTATGGCGTGAAAGAACCGCACCGCCGCGATCGCCAATATCCAGGCGAGCAACGTCGTCACTTCCTGCACCAGGCCGCGCGAAAAACCGAGCACCGCACTGCCGCCGACGAGCGTCAGCACAAGAATATCCAGAGCTGTCAGACTTGCCATTTCCGCCCGCGATAATCTCTCATTTGGTTCAGACCCAAATCCGTTCGTCCTGAGGAGCCATTGAGCGAAGTCGAAATGGCGTCTCGAAGGACACCAGCGCAACGCAAAGTCCTTCGAGACGGGCTCTTCGACAGGCTCAGAGCCCTCCTCAGGACGAACGGCGTTGAAAGGCCCGACCTAATCGCGACCGAGCATCAGGTCAACGAGTTCGCCGAGCCGTTCGAAACCGGTCACCGAAATCCCGCCGACCGGCTTCATCCCCTTTGGCCCCCAGCCGCGCGAAAAACCCAGCTTTGCCGCCTCGCGCAGCCGCAGCCCGTCGTGCGACACCTGCCGCACCTCGCCCGACAGCGACAATTCGCCGAACACGATCGCATCGGCCGGCACCGGCCGCTCGCTGAACGCCGAAATCAGCGCCGCGGCAACCGCCAGATCGGCGGCGGGGTCAGTCAAACGGTAACCGCCCGCAATGTTGAGATAGACTTCGGCGGCACCCATCTGGAGCCCACAGCGCGCCTCCAGCACCGCGAGGACCATCGCCAGCCGCCCGCTGTCCCAGCCGACCACTGCGCGCCGCGGCGTCGCCCCGCTCGCCAGCCGCACGGTCAGCGCCTGCACCTCGACCAGCACCGGGCGGGTGCCCTCCAGTGCGGGAAACACCACCGATCCCGGCACATCGCGGCTGCGGTCGGTCAGGAACAGGCTCGACGGGTTGCTCACTTCGCCCAGCCCGTCCTCGCCCATCGCGAACACCCCGATCTCGTCGGTGCCGCCAAAGCGGTTCTTCACTGCACGCAGGATGCGATATTGATGGCTGCGCTCGCCTTCGAACGCCAGCACGGTGTCGACCATATGTTCCAGCACCCGCGGCCCCGCGATCGTCCCGTCCTTGGTGACATGCCCGACCAGCACGATCGCGGCGTCGCTGTCCTTGGCATAGCGGATCAGTTCCTGCGCGCTGGCGCGGACCTGGCTGACCGTCCCCGGGGCGCTGTCGATCAGGTCGCTGTGCATCGTCTGGATCGAATCGATGACGACAAAATCGGCAGTCTGCCGATCGAGCGTCGCCAAGATGTCGCGCACCGACGTCGCGCTGGCGAGCGCCACCGGCGCATCGCCGAGCCCCAGCCGCTGCGCGCGCAGCCGCACCTGCGCCGCCGCTTCCTCGCCGCTGATATAGACGACCGACTTGCCCGCCTGCGCCAGCCGCCCCGCCGCCTGCAACAACAAGGTCGACTTGCCGATCCCCGGATCGCCGCCGATCAAGGTCGCCGACCCCGCAACAAAGCCACCGCCGAGTGCGCGGTCGAATTCCGCGATGCCGCACAGCATCCGGTCGGGCATCTTGCTTTCGGCATTCAGCGTTTCGAGCGCGATCGTGCGCCCGCCCTTGCTCAGGTCATGCTTGGCCGAAAAGACCGTCTCGCCCGCTTCCTCGACCAGCGTGTTCCACTCGCCGCAATCGGCACATTGCCCCTGCCAGCGATAGGTGGCGGAGCCGCAATTCTGGCAGACATATTGGCGTTTCGCTTTGGCCATGATTGGCGCATAATCGGAACAAACGTGGAACGCTAGTCCTTTTCCATGACCGCCAGCCCCTTCTCCATTCTCGTCACCCCGGACTTGATCCGGGGTCCATGCAACACCGCTGCTATAGATGCCGGATCAAGTCCGGCATGACGAAGAAAGGCAGCGACGGTTCAGTTTTCGCAGCCATTGCTCTAGGGCATTCAGCAACCCCCGAATCGCCCTTCCGACAGAAAGCCAATCCGATGAAATTCTTCGCCGACACCGCCGAAATCGCCGACATTCAGGAACTCGCCGCGACCGGCCTGCTCGACGGGGTCACCACCAACCCGTCGCTGATCGCCAAGTCGGGGCGCGATTTCAAGGAAGTGACCCGCGAAATCTGCGCGCTGACGACCGGCCCGGTGTCGGCGGAGGTCGTCGCGCTCGATCACGATACGATGATGCAGGAGGCAGAGATTCTCCGCAAAATTGCCGACAATGTCTGCATCAAGGTGCCGCTGACGATCGACGGGCTGAAAACTTGCAAGGCGCTGACCAGCGATGGCACGATGGTCAATGTCACGCTCTGCTTTTCGGCGGCGCAAGCTTTGCTGGCCGCAAAGGCGGGCGCGACCTTTGTCTCGCCGTTCGTTGGCCGTCACGACGACAATGGCTTCGACGGGATGCAGCTCATATCCGACATCCGGCTGATCTACGACAACTATGGCTATGAGACCGAAATCCTCGTCGCCAGCGTGCGCCACGGCATCCACGTGCTCGAGGCCGCAAAGATCGGCGCCGACGTGATGACCGCGCCCCCGTCGGTGATCAAGGGGCTGTTCAAGCACATCCTGACCGAAAAGGGCATCGAAGGCTTCCTGGCGGATTGGGCGAAAACCGGTCAGTCGATCTGATTGATCCTCCCCATTTGCGGGGAGGTGGCAGCGCGCAGCGCTGACGGAGGGGGTCGGCGTCCTTGCGCGACGCCGCTTTATGCAGCCCGCCCCCTCCGCCACCTTCGGTGGTCGCCCTCCCCGTTCCGGGGAGGATTACAGTTGACGTAAACGTCAACCAACCGCGATACTCCTGCCAAAGGGAGAGATTCGCGATGACCGACACCACCATCTTAACCGAACGCCGCGGGCACTTGTTGATCAT carries:
- the aroB gene encoding 3-dehydroquinate synthase — its product is MEQLTVDLGARSYPILIENGLIRGIGEHVAPLLKRPRTMIVTDAHVADHYLVPLGTSLAMANISFSSFVLEPSEATKSWAGLARLTEWLIGEGIERSDHVIALGGGVIGDLVGFACSIVKRGCHFIQVPTTLLAQVDSSVGGKTAINVAAGKNMIGAFHQPALVVIDPATLDTLPRRDLAAGYAEVVKYGLIDDAEFFAWCETHGAALLAGDSAARAHAIAHSVTAKARIVAADERETQDIRALLNLGHSFGHALEAETGYSDRLLHGEAVAAGMALAHRFSAAQGLCSRSDAERVAAHLAAVGLPHDLASAGVGADGATLAGHMAHDKKVRGGKLPLIVTRGIGQSFVTDEFGLDAVAAFLDGERVR
- a CDS encoding iron-sulfur cluster assembly scaffold protein, translating into MSAPLYNRDILALAVATAEHLPNPDARYHATARAPLCGSRILLDLDADDAGRVTGIGMHVEACALGQAAATLLARHVTGQGLGEIRGVRDAIAGWFGGTGDAPDWPGFDLLAPARDYPARQGAILLPFDAAILALEKQGARV
- a CDS encoding acetyl-CoA carboxylase carboxyltransferase subunit alpha is translated as MTAFLDFEKQVAALDRQIAELREMGDDPTLNIDSDIARLEDKSSKLLRDIYAKLTPWQKTQVARHPDRPHFKHYVAELFDDWMPLAGDRNFGDDQAILGGLARFRGRRVMVIGHEKGDDIPSRMKHNFGMAKPEGYRKAIRLMQLADRFGLPVVTLVDTSGAFPGIQAEERGQAEAIARSTEQCLALGVPMVAAIVGEGGSGGAIALAAANRVLMFEHAVYSVISPEGCASILWRTSDKAADAAAAMKMSAQDLLGLKIIDRIVPEPVGGAHRDPDAAIAALGDAIAQELDSLSGLPRDAILAAREEKFLAMGRA
- a CDS encoding tyrosine recombinase, yielding MVTDAAAIDRFLEMMAAERGASRNTLAAYRRDLAQAAELVTGPLADADVAALRQLMADYQSLAASSAARKLSALRQFFAFLLDEGDRADNPALDIARPSTRRPLPRILTHEHVERLFAQAEEEAAGDTPPAAAIRMLVLLELLYGSGLRASELVSLPRRAMAGEREYLIVRGKGDKERLVPLSDRARGALDRWLPLLADRSLWLFPSGKSHVSRVRLFQMLRELAGRTGIDPTAVSPHVLRHAFATHLLEGGADLRALQLMLGHADIATTEIYTHVDSRRLVELVNQRHPLARMDVGPASADVDVAAPSA
- a CDS encoding CvpA family protein, whose protein sequence is MASLTALDILVLTLVGGSAVLGFSRGLVQEVTTLLAWILAIAAVRFFHAIVTDLLTGWVGSGGGAAMLAFVLLFGGVFAFAKWGSRAMGKRSRASLVGGFDRGLGAGFGAVKGLMIAALGFMGLTLLYDIGYGNAQRPAWMTDSRTYPALNATSQALSKVIAERRAEARAAEAATP
- a CDS encoding shikimate kinase; the encoded protein is MSRNPKSPAPNSASAIPTAIRDRSIVLVGLMGSGKSTVGRRLAARLGMRFADADDEIERAADMTISDIFERFGEAHFRDGERRVIARLLAERPMVLATGGGAFINAETRALILQSSLCVWLDADIPTLVERVGRRSHRPLLKNRDPGAVLRELAAVRNPIYAEAHLRVSSASTPHDQTVRAILDALSKWEEPQWNS
- the radA gene encoding DNA repair protein RadA, producing the protein MAKAKRQYVCQNCGSATYRWQGQCADCGEWNTLVEEAGETVFSAKHDLSKGGRTIALETLNAESKMPDRMLCGIAEFDRALGGGFVAGSATLIGGDPGIGKSTLLLQAAGRLAQAGKSVVYISGEEAAAQVRLRAQRLGLGDAPVALASATSVRDILATLDRQTADFVVIDSIQTMHSDLIDSAPGTVSQVRASAQELIRYAKDSDAAIVLVGHVTKDGTIAGPRVLEHMVDTVLAFEGERSHQYRILRAVKNRFGGTDEIGVFAMGEDGLGEVSNPSSLFLTDRSRDVPGSVVFPALEGTRPVLVEVQALTVRLASGATPRRAVVGWDSGRLAMVLAVLEARCGLQMGAAEVYLNIAGGYRLTDPAADLAVAAALISAFSERPVPADAIVFGELSLSGEVRQVSHDGLRLREAAKLGFSRGWGPKGMKPVGGISVTGFERLGELVDLMLGRD
- a CDS encoding cation:proton antiporter, coding for MSLLTITAAATEVAAEQATDTALFEGAILLGVATLFVLLFRRLGLGAVLGYLIAGSLVGPYGLGLVGGGESKLAFAEIGIAFLLFLVGLELHPRRLWDMRRAIFGLGLAQVVVTGLILSGLIFLTLGFSWQAALALGLPLALSSTAQVLPSLKSSGRINSPFGEKAFSILLFQDLAIVPMITIVAALSRAPADPSAPPGWEMAFFTVWAIVVLVLAGRFVVNPLLRIIGRYGERELFVVVGLLVVLASAAFMHSLHLSTALGAFIAGVMLADSPYRHEIEADVEPFRLVLLGLFFLAVGMVLDLNVIRDDPLRVVALAAGLVAVKVAVLTVIVRLFGKPWSVALGLGLLLSQGGEFGFLLFTQATEAQLIAPEAASLFSAVVTLSMISTPFLMLFARNLEFAPESVEADLDDPEHAPRGSAIVVGFGRFGQIVTQMLHAVDCSVTLIDKKASQIETSGRFNTKVYYGDGLKVDVLRRADAEHARLIIFCTDDRSFDAAVLAPIVAAFPKAKILTRVFDRRQLMAIDGVGVDGAVRETFESSIALGLLALQQIDVGADEIADVEQALRHLDAERLHAQISEGDLTAGMDHRFIAGGGRQAASVLETLRERRRAAKLAKEEGEAAAGV
- the fsa gene encoding fructose-6-phosphate aldolase; the encoded protein is MKFFADTAEIADIQELAATGLLDGVTTNPSLIAKSGRDFKEVTREICALTTGPVSAEVVALDHDTMMQEAEILRKIADNVCIKVPLTIDGLKTCKALTSDGTMVNVTLCFSAAQALLAAKAGATFVSPFVGRHDDNGFDGMQLISDIRLIYDNYGYETEILVASVRHGIHVLEAAKIGADVMTAPPSVIKGLFKHILTEKGIEGFLADWAKTGQSI